Genomic segment of Paenibacillus polymyxa:
TAAACCAAATCAAGCGACCAAACTGATCAAATTGCCATCAGGGTCCTTTATGATCGCATAACGCTCGCCCCAAGGTGTATCGTTCGGTTCAAAATGCCCCTCATATCCCTGTACTGTCAATCGGCTATACGATTCATCCAGCGCTTCCTTACTGTCAAACTGGAAAGCGATCTCCATCCGATAACCGGCAGGCTTCTGCTGATCGCCTAGAATCATCTGTGCCGATTCCCAAGTATCAAAAGAAAGAATAACATCGTTGTATGCTACTTCT
This window contains:
- a CDS encoding VOC family protein, which encodes MHNISGNSKLSQPLGLGPEVAYNDVILSFDTWESAQMILGDQQKPAGYRMEIAFQFDSKEALDESYSRLTVQGYEGHFEPNDTPWGERYAIIKDPDGNLISLVA